The following are encoded in a window of Scophthalmus maximus strain ysfricsl-2021 chromosome 6, ASM2237912v1, whole genome shotgun sequence genomic DNA:
- the tcta gene encoding T-cell leukemia translocation-altered gene protein homolog, with amino-acid sequence MEEPWDFEFLSRIADSCLSFLSEFVDDWLANDMRVSIFKILLSWLIFSLIAIHFAWKVYGNTVNDMYYRQGTGQNGGTPDTAPHTSGWESQAGDTLKTHRD; translated from the exons ATGGAGGAACCGTGGGACTTTGAGTTTTTGTCCCGCATCGCCGACAGCTGCCTGTCGTTCCTCTCCGAGTTCGTGGACGACTGGCTCGCTAACGACATGCGAGTGTCCATATTCAAGATCCTACTCAGCTGGTTGATCTTCAGTCTCATAGCAATTCACTTCGCGTGGAAAGTCTACGGCAATACCGTGAACGACATGTATTACCGACAAG ggACCGGACAGAACGGAGGGACACCTGATACAGCACCGCACACGAGTGGATG GGAGAGCCAAGCAGGAGATACTCTGAAGACTCATCGGGATTAA
- the glyctk gene encoding glycerate kinase isoform X1, with protein sequence MDTSVLSLRGERVSAVPCHVHGREGKGKEGARVSSRHLITYSFMLRASELSMARVLSLFRPQPLLALVGRRKPTLCKMSMDSRARKVFAAAVEAVQPDTVVRQSIERKDDSVIINGQKFPLKHNLHLVGFGKAVLGMAVEAERIMGDHLVRGVISVPHGIQQTLKQHGKGHLLLKENSRIRVMEGAKHNLPDTDAQRAAEQIKQLASELTEKDVLLVLISGGGSALLPAPIPPILLQEKLDVTRKLAAAGATIQELNTVRRALSFLKGGGLAHYAHPAQVVALILSDVIGDPLDLIASGPTVRSEVWPEEVLSVLERFKLLNSIPASVKDVLGRPNSQRMDNKEKTDKAENVLNAVIGSNSIALKCAGRRARELGFRPVVLSPGVCGDVKSVSRLYGLLARFACSREEPPPEIAAEVLRLGPEVGVASWDLCRTMQVLDEGRTEGWGATCLLAGGEPTVELTGKGRGGRNQELALRVGLELKGLQLPPNGPVFLSGGTDGQDGPTDAAGAITDGGLYEEAQAQGLDINNFLTNNDSYTFFSHLSAGQHLLVPGLTCTNVMDVHMLLIPAIPINVE encoded by the exons ATGGACACGTCAGTCTTGTCGCTGCGTGGTGAGCGTGTCTCTGCAGTTCCATGTCATGTCCATGGGCGTgaggggaaagggaaggaaggagcgCGTGTCTCTTCACGACATCTGATCACATACAGT TTTATGCTCAGAGCCAGTGAACTGTCCATGGCACGTGTTCTTTCCCTGTTTCGGCCTCAGCCTCTTCTGGCCCTCGTGGGTAGGAGGAAACCTACGTTGTGCAAAATGTCAATGGACTCACGGGCACGCAAAGTGTTCGCAGCTGCAGTGGAGGCTGTGCAGCCAGACACTGTGGTCCGGCAGAGTATAGAGCGGAAGGATGACTCAGTCATTATCAATGGTCAAAAATTCCCACTCAAACACAACCTTCACTTGGTGGGCTTTGGAAAAGCTGTACTGGGCATGGCTGTCGAGGCAGAGAGGATTATGGGGGATCACTTGGTGAGAGGAGTCATAAGTGTGCCGCATGGGATTCAGCAGACATTAAAGCAACATGGGAAAGG CCACCtgttattaaaagaaaacagtcgCATCCGAGTGATGGAGGGAGCCAAGCACAACCTGCCGGACACCGAtgcacagagagcagctgaacAGATCAAGCAGTTAGCCAGTGAACTGACGGAGAAAGACGTGTTACTTGTACTGATTTCAG GCGGAGGCTCTGCGCTGTTACCAGCACCAATCCCACCAATCTTGTTGCAAGAGAAACTGGATGTTACCCGCAAACTTGCAGCTGCTGGTGCCACTATTCAAGAGCTGAACACTGTGCGTCGGGCCCTCTCTTTCTTAAAGGGTGGAGGACTTGCACATTATGCTCATCCTGCACAA GTGGTTGCACTGATACTGTCTGATGTTATTGGAGATCCTCTGGACTTGATAGCAAGTGGTCCCACAGTCCGGAGTGAAGTTTGGCCTGAGGAAGTTTTGTCAGTCCTTGAACGGTTCAAGCTGTTGAACTCTATACCAGCATCAGTAAAGGATGTCCTTGGAAGACCAAACTCCCAGCGGATGGATAATAAGGAAAAGACAGACAAGGCAGAAAATGTTCTCAacgctgtgattggctccaaCAGCATTGCCCTCAAGTGTGCAGGACGCCGTGCCCGAGAGCTGGGTTTCCGCCCCGTTGTTCTTTCACCAGGAGTGTGTGGTGATGTAAAGTCAGTTTCCAGACTTTACGGTCTCCTGGCCCGCTTTGCATGTTCTCGAGAGGAACCTCCTCCTGAGATTGCTGCTGAGGTGCTGAGGCTAGGGCCTGAAGTAGGCGTGGCGAGCTGGGACCTGTGCCGCACCATGCAGGTTTTGGATGAAGGGCGTACAGAAGGATGGGGCGCCACGTGTCTGTTAGCTGGAGGTGAGCCCACTGTAGAGTTGACAGGAAAGGGTCGAGGTGGTCGAAACCAGGAGCTGGCTCTGCGAGTTGGACTGGAGCTGAAAGGCCTGCAGCTCCCGCCTAATGGTCCCGTGTTTCTGAGTGGTGGAACTGATGGCCAGGATGGACCCACTGACGCAGCAGGGGCCATTACTGATGGGGGGTTGTATGAAGAAGCACAAGCACAGGGGCTGGACATCAACAACTTCCTTACCAACAATGATTCTTATacgtttttttcacatctttctGCAGGGCAACATTTACTTGTACCCGGCCTAACTTGCACCAATGTGATGGATGTACACATGCTACTTATTCCAGCAATTCCCATTAACGTAGAATAA
- the glyctk gene encoding glycerate kinase isoform X2 — translation MLRASELSMARVLSLFRPQPLLALVGRRKPTLCKMSMDSRARKVFAAAVEAVQPDTVVRQSIERKDDSVIINGQKFPLKHNLHLVGFGKAVLGMAVEAERIMGDHLVRGVISVPHGIQQTLKQHGKGHLLLKENSRIRVMEGAKHNLPDTDAQRAAEQIKQLASELTEKDVLLVLISGGGSALLPAPIPPILLQEKLDVTRKLAAAGATIQELNTVRRALSFLKGGGLAHYAHPAQVVALILSDVIGDPLDLIASGPTVRSEVWPEEVLSVLERFKLLNSIPASVKDVLGRPNSQRMDNKEKTDKAENVLNAVIGSNSIALKCAGRRARELGFRPVVLSPGVCGDVKSVSRLYGLLARFACSREEPPPEIAAEVLRLGPEVGVASWDLCRTMQVLDEGRTEGWGATCLLAGGEPTVELTGKGRGGRNQELALRVGLELKGLQLPPNGPVFLSGGTDGQDGPTDAAGAITDGGLYEEAQAQGLDINNFLTNNDSYTFFSHLSAGQHLLVPGLTCTNVMDVHMLLIPAIPINVE, via the exons ATGCTCAGAGCCAGTGAACTGTCCATGGCACGTGTTCTTTCCCTGTTTCGGCCTCAGCCTCTTCTGGCCCTCGTGGGTAGGAGGAAACCTACGTTGTGCAAAATGTCAATGGACTCACGGGCACGCAAAGTGTTCGCAGCTGCAGTGGAGGCTGTGCAGCCAGACACTGTGGTCCGGCAGAGTATAGAGCGGAAGGATGACTCAGTCATTATCAATGGTCAAAAATTCCCACTCAAACACAACCTTCACTTGGTGGGCTTTGGAAAAGCTGTACTGGGCATGGCTGTCGAGGCAGAGAGGATTATGGGGGATCACTTGGTGAGAGGAGTCATAAGTGTGCCGCATGGGATTCAGCAGACATTAAAGCAACATGGGAAAGG CCACCtgttattaaaagaaaacagtcgCATCCGAGTGATGGAGGGAGCCAAGCACAACCTGCCGGACACCGAtgcacagagagcagctgaacAGATCAAGCAGTTAGCCAGTGAACTGACGGAGAAAGACGTGTTACTTGTACTGATTTCAG GCGGAGGCTCTGCGCTGTTACCAGCACCAATCCCACCAATCTTGTTGCAAGAGAAACTGGATGTTACCCGCAAACTTGCAGCTGCTGGTGCCACTATTCAAGAGCTGAACACTGTGCGTCGGGCCCTCTCTTTCTTAAAGGGTGGAGGACTTGCACATTATGCTCATCCTGCACAA GTGGTTGCACTGATACTGTCTGATGTTATTGGAGATCCTCTGGACTTGATAGCAAGTGGTCCCACAGTCCGGAGTGAAGTTTGGCCTGAGGAAGTTTTGTCAGTCCTTGAACGGTTCAAGCTGTTGAACTCTATACCAGCATCAGTAAAGGATGTCCTTGGAAGACCAAACTCCCAGCGGATGGATAATAAGGAAAAGACAGACAAGGCAGAAAATGTTCTCAacgctgtgattggctccaaCAGCATTGCCCTCAAGTGTGCAGGACGCCGTGCCCGAGAGCTGGGTTTCCGCCCCGTTGTTCTTTCACCAGGAGTGTGTGGTGATGTAAAGTCAGTTTCCAGACTTTACGGTCTCCTGGCCCGCTTTGCATGTTCTCGAGAGGAACCTCCTCCTGAGATTGCTGCTGAGGTGCTGAGGCTAGGGCCTGAAGTAGGCGTGGCGAGCTGGGACCTGTGCCGCACCATGCAGGTTTTGGATGAAGGGCGTACAGAAGGATGGGGCGCCACGTGTCTGTTAGCTGGAGGTGAGCCCACTGTAGAGTTGACAGGAAAGGGTCGAGGTGGTCGAAACCAGGAGCTGGCTCTGCGAGTTGGACTGGAGCTGAAAGGCCTGCAGCTCCCGCCTAATGGTCCCGTGTTTCTGAGTGGTGGAACTGATGGCCAGGATGGACCCACTGACGCAGCAGGGGCCATTACTGATGGGGGGTTGTATGAAGAAGCACAAGCACAGGGGCTGGACATCAACAACTTCCTTACCAACAATGATTCTTATacgtttttttcacatctttctGCAGGGCAACATTTACTTGTACCCGGCCTAACTTGCACCAATGTGATGGATGTACACATGCTACTTATTCCAGCAATTCCCATTAACGTAGAATAA
- the wdr82 gene encoding WD repeat-containing protein 82, with amino-acid sequence MKLTDNVLRSFRVAKVFRENSDKINCFDFSSNGETIISSSDDDSLVLYDCQEGKPKRTLYSKKYGVDLIRYTHAANTVVYSSNKIDDTIRYLSLHDNKYIRYFPGHSKRVTSLSMSPVDDTFISGSLDKTIRLWDLRSPNCQGLMHLQGKPVCSFDPEGLIFSAGINSEMVKLYDLRSFDKGPFATFKIQYDRTCEWTGLKFSNDGKLILLSTNGGALRILDAFKGVVLHSFGGYNNSKGVTLEASFTPDSQFVMIGSEDGKIHVWNAESGMKVALLDGKHTGPITCLQFNPKFMTFASACSNMAFWLPTIDD; translated from the exons ATGAAGCTGACGGACAATGTGCTGCGGAGCTTCAGGGTTGCTAAGGTGTTCCGAGAGAACTCAGACAAAATTAACTGCTTCGACTTCAGCTCGAACGGGGAGACAATTATTTCCAGCAGCGATGACGATTCCTTGGTCTTGTACGACTGCCAAGAGGGAAA ACCCAAGAGGACTCTCTACAGTAAGAAGTATGGAGTGGATCTAATAAGGTACACGCACGCGGCAAACACCGTGGTCTACAGCTCCAACAAAATCGATG ATACTATCCGATACCTGTCCCTTCATGACAACAAGTACATCCGCTACTTTCCTGGGCATAGCAAAAG AGTGACgtctctctccatgtctccgGTAGACGACACATTTATTTCTGGGTCATTAGATAAAACTATTCGACTGTGGGATCTGCGGTCACCCAACTGCCAA GGTCTGATGCACCTGCAGGGGAAGCCAGTTTGCTCCTTTGATCCAGAGGGTCTCATTTTTTCTGCTGGAATAAATTCAGAGATGGTTAAACTTTATGACCTGCGCTCATTTGACAAG GGTCCCTTCGCAACCTTCAAGATCCAGTACGATCGGACGTGTGAGTGGACTGGTCTCAAGTTTAGCAACGACGGAAAACTAATTCTCCTTTCAACGAATGGCGGTGCTCTTCGCATCTTAGATGCCTTCAAGGGCGTTGTTCTACATTCCTTTGGG GGCTATAACAACAGTAAAGGTGTCACACTGGAGGCATCGTTCACTCCCGACTCTCAGTTTGTTATGATTG GCTCTGAGGACGGTAAGATCCACGTGTGGAATGCAGAGAGCGGTATGAAGGTGGCTTTATTAGACGGGAAGCACACGGGGCCAATCACGTGTCTGCAGTTCAACCCCAAGTTCATGACGTTTGCGAGTGCCTGCTCCAACATG GCATTCTGGCTGCCGACCATTGATGACTGA
- the LOC118310051 gene encoding twinfilin-2, translating to MFLALVVTPELRQFLARARGGAVRLIKVRIQDEQLVLGAYREPEKSWEQDYNRFLLPLLDDEEPCYILYRLDSQNAQGYEWIFISWSPDQSPVKQKMLYAATRATVKKEFGGGHVKYEMFGTAEEDICLMGYQHHVSSCSGPAPLTLAEQELQRIKITEGRVKQVTTEMSVETKHQTIQGLAFPLQQTAKRALQQLAQKHINYIQLRLDVQKEIIELVHSNPTETRDLPSRVPKDTPRYHFFLYKHSHEGDYLESVVFIYSMPGYSCSIKERMLYSSCKSRLLEEVEKDYHLEIIKKLEIEIGDELTEEFLYDEVHPKQHAHKQAFAKPRGPAGKRGHKRLIKGTGGNMQNS from the exons ATGTTTCTCGCACTAGTGGTGACGCCAGAGCTGAGGCAGTTCCTGGCCAGAGCCAGAGGAGGGGCAGTGCGCCTCATCAAGGTGCGCATCCAAGACG AGCAGCTGGTGCTCGGGGCCTACAGAGAGCCGGAAAAAAGCTGGGAGCAGGATTATAATCgctttctgcttcctctcctggACGACGAGGAGCCCTGCTACATCCTGTACCGCCTCGACTCCCAGAATGCACAGGGCTATGAGTGGATCTTCATTTCGTGGTCTCCGGATCAGTCTCCA GTGAAACAGAAGATGTTGTACGCTGCCACCCGAGCCACAGTGAAGAAAGAGTTCGGTGGAGGCCACGTGAAGTACGAGATGTTTGGCACGGCCGAG GAGGACATCTGTTTGATGGGCTACCAACATCATGTGTCATCCTGCTCCGGTCCGGCCCCGCTCACATTAGCCGAGCAGGAGCTCCAGAGGATCAAAATCACTGAG GGTCGGGTTAAACAG gtgaCGACAGAGATGAGCGTGGAGACAAAGCACCAGACAATCCAGGGCCTCGCTTTCCCTCTGCAGCAGACGGCCAAGAGAGCCCTTCAGCAACTTGCCCAAAAACACATCAACTACATACAACTG AGGTTGGACGTACAGAAGGAGATAATAGAGCTGGTCCATTCCAACCCGACAGAGACCCGAGATTTGCCCAGCAGAGTTCCCAAAGACACTCCCAGATACCACTTCTTCCTCTACAAACACTCCCACGAAGGAGACTACCTGGAATCTGTcg TGTTCATATACTCCATGCCAGGGTACAGCTGCAGCATCAAGGAACGAATGCTATACTCCAGCTGCAAGAGTCGACTACtagaggaagtggagaaggaTTACCATttggaaattattaaaaag ttgGAGATTGAGATCGGAGATGAACTGACGGAGGAGTTCCTGTATGACGAGGTCCACCCCAAGCAGCACGCCCACAAACAGGCCTTCGCTAAGCCCCGTGGTCCGGCAGGGAAAAGGGGACACAAGCGCCTCATTAAGGGGACGGGAGGGAACATGCAGAACAGCTAG